A part of Silvimonas soli genomic DNA contains:
- a CDS encoding winged helix-turn-helix domain-containing protein produces MKTISLAAARTLHLSAQGLLTPPRRKANKPDMLDAIRRMAQLQIDTIHVVARSPYLVLFSRLGAYDNTWLEQLLAEGKLFEYWSHEACFLPIEDYGLMRHRMLDPSGMGWKYAANWHQQYQADIDQLLQRIRESGPVRAADFSRAEGSGSGWWDWKPEKRHLEVLFTTGELMVSERRNFHRVYDLAERVLKNWDDARDLADSATVHVELIRRSCRALGVVRADWVADYYRLPKVSYLADLQALTDAGELIPVQVEGWKAATWIHHELAEQIDAAQSGELASTVTTLLSPFDPVVWDRKRASALFGFDYTIECYTPERKRKYGYFSLPILNRGKLVGRLDAKAHRTSGIFEIKSLHLEEGVRVSGRLLTDIRKAIQKCADWHATPQVVIRNAPVGVAEALLAA; encoded by the coding sequence GTGAAAACCATCTCGCTTGCTGCTGCCCGCACCCTGCATTTATCCGCGCAAGGCTTACTGACGCCACCCCGGCGCAAAGCCAACAAGCCGGATATGCTGGACGCCATCCGCCGCATGGCCCAATTGCAGATCGACACTATCCACGTGGTGGCGCGCAGCCCTTATCTGGTGTTGTTCAGTCGGCTGGGTGCATACGACAACACCTGGCTGGAACAACTGCTGGCCGAAGGCAAATTGTTCGAGTACTGGTCGCACGAGGCATGTTTTCTGCCGATTGAAGACTACGGCCTGATGCGCCATCGCATGCTCGATCCATCCGGCATGGGCTGGAAATACGCTGCTAACTGGCACCAGCAATATCAGGCTGACATCGACCAACTATTGCAGCGAATCCGCGAAAGTGGCCCGGTGCGGGCTGCCGATTTCTCGCGGGCCGAGGGCTCGGGCAGCGGCTGGTGGGACTGGAAGCCGGAAAAACGCCACCTGGAAGTCTTGTTCACCACGGGCGAATTGATGGTCAGCGAGCGTCGCAACTTCCATCGCGTGTATGACCTGGCTGAACGCGTACTCAAAAACTGGGACGATGCCCGAGATCTGGCTGATTCGGCTACCGTGCACGTTGAACTGATCCGCCGTAGTTGTCGCGCCTTGGGCGTGGTGCGCGCGGATTGGGTTGCCGATTACTACCGCCTGCCCAAAGTGTCCTATCTGGCGGACCTGCAAGCGCTGACTGATGCGGGGGAGTTGATCCCGGTGCAGGTTGAAGGCTGGAAGGCCGCTACCTGGATACATCATGAACTGGCCGAACAAATCGACGCCGCCCAAAGCGGCGAGTTGGCCTCGACCGTGACCACGTTGTTATCGCCGTTCGACCCCGTCGTGTGGGATCGAAAACGGGCTTCGGCCTTGTTCGGTTTCGACTACACCATCGAGTGCTACACCCCGGAGCGCAAGCGCAAATATGGCTATTTCAGCCTGCCGATACTCAATCGCGGCAAGTTGGTTGGGCGGCTGGATGCCAAAGCGCACCGAACCAGCGGTATCTTCGAGATCAAATCGTTGCATCTTGAAGAGGGAGTGCGGGTGAGCGGGCGCTTGCTGACGGATATACGCAAAGCCATCCAGAAATGTGCGGATTGGCATGCCACGCCGCAGGTGGTTATCCGGAATGCGCCGGTGGGCGTGGCGGAAGCGTTGCTGGCGGCGTAG